The genomic DNA ACCGGGAGGTCATGCGCACGGGCCAGACCCGCTACGGCGCCGACGTCCTTCGAGTCCCCGCGCTGCGGAAGGACGGCCGGCGGGTGTCCATCGCCTTCACGGTCGCGCTCCTGGCCGATGCGGAAGGGCGCGTGACCGGCATCGCCGCCTTCGTCCGCGACGAGACGGCGCGCTGGGAGGAAGAGCAAGGGCTCCGCCGCCGGATCGCCGAGCTGGAAGGCCGCCGGCCGGCCTGACCCCGCGCCCGGGATGGGGTTCGTCGAGATTCCCGAGGGCGCGTTCTGGATGGGCTGGCCGGACGGCGAGCGCGGCGGACGGGGCGAGCAGCCGCGCCACCGGGTCTGGCTCGACCGGTTCGCCATCGCCACCCACCCGGTCACCAACGCCGAGTACGGCGAGTTCCTGGCCGCCACCGGCGCGCCGCCTCCGCCGTTCCGCACAGACCCTCGCTTCAGCGATGCAGCGCAGCCGGTGGTCGGCGTCACCTGGGGCGAGGCGGTCGCCTACTGCGCCTGGCTCGGCCGGGTGACGGGGCGCCCTCACCGCCTGCCGACCGAGGCCGAGTGGGAGCACGCGGCGCGGGGCGGGCTCGACGGGGCTCGCTACCCGTGGGGTGACGCGTCCCCCGAGGCCGTCTTTCCCGGCGTGCGGCTACCCCTGGCCGGTCCGCCGCCGGTCGGCTCGGGTCCATCCAACGGCTTCGGCCTCACCGACCTGAGCGGCTGTGTGCACGAGTGGTGCCTCGACTGGCACGACGAGGGCTACTACGCCGCCTCCCCCGAGCGGAACCCGCCGGGCCCGGCCCAGGGGATCCGCCGCGCCTCGCGCGGCGGCGCCTGGCGTCACCAGATCCCCTGGAGCCCGGTCGCCCACCGCTCGAGCCTGCCCCCGCACCTCCGCTACTCCGATTACGGCTTCCGCGTCGCGGCCGGCCTCGACGGAACGGCCGGAAGCTGAATCCCGGGGCGCTCGCTGGCCTCGATGCTGCCGGCCGCCATAGATGGTGTTGCTGACGCATGCTACCTTCAAACTCCAGACGGCGACGCCTTTGCTGCAGCCGCTCTTGTCACGATCCGTTCCGGCTTGGTTGGAATGGCAGTCTCCAACTCCAGCCAAAAACTGCGGCTATTTCACATCCCGGATGCAATTCGGCGGATCAGACCGATTCGGCGTAGAATCGGCGGCGCTCCGAGCACGCCTCCGTGATGATCTCAGTACGCGCGGCTAACTTCCGGATGAACCCGCCGGGCGTGACGCCCGCGGGTTATCCGGAGCGTTCGCTTGCTGAGTTACGGGCTTGCGCATCGAAGCGGGCCGTAGCTACAATGTAGGCACATGACGACCAAGACGCGCATCGTCCGGATCGGCAACTCGCGGGGCATCCGGGTTCCCAAGATTCTCCTGGAGCAGGCGCAGTTGCCCGACGAGGTGGAGTTGCATGCCGAGCCTGGCCGCCTCGTCGTCCAAGGGGCGCGCCGACCCCGGACGGGCTGGGCGGAGGCGGCGCGGGCCATGTCCAAGCATGGGCATGATGACCTGCTCGATGAGCCGACCGCCACCCGTTTCGATCGGGAGGAATGGGAGTGGTAGTGACGCGGGCCGGACGGGCCCGCGGCGAAGTCCATCTGGTTCGGTTGGACCCGACCCTTGGCAGCGAGATTCAGAAGACTCGTCCCTGCCTCGTCGTGTCACCTGATGAGCTCAACCAATACCTTCGCACCGTGATCATCGCGCCGATGACCACGGGCGGCGCGCAGTACCCATGGCGGGTGCCGTGTCGCTTTCGGCGCCGATCCGGCTTCGTCGCCTTGGACCAGATCCGCACGGTCGATGCCGAACGGCTGCTCCGCCGGCTAGGTCGGCTCAGACCGCAGACGGTTGCGGCAGTCCTTCAGCGCCTCCAAGAGATGTTCGCGGGGTGATGGGCAACAAACCGCTTCGGCGGACCGGCTGCGCCGGCGGCTGAGCGTGCCCCGTTCGGCGAATCTGAGCTGAGGTCTGACGGAGGCGCTGGACTGGCCCCTGAGTGCCGGCCCTCCTGCCGATCCGGTCGGATTCATCCAGGACCGCGTTCGTCGAGGACGAATCCTTTGGACCTCCGGCGCGCCCGGCCGCTTGACAGAGAAAGCGCGCGGGCATTAGGGTGGGTCACCGCCGCCGCAAGGAGGCCTCCGCCTGGTGGACACGCCGGATTCCCTCGCCAAGCACGTGGAGCGCGGCATCCTCGTCCAGATGCTCCAGACCCTGGTCCGCATCCCCAGCGTCACCGGGACGGAGGACGCCGCCCAGGAGCAGATGGCCCGGTTCCTCCGCGAGCTGGGCGGGGAGGTCGATGCCTGGCGGCCCGACGTCGCGGCGCTCCGCCGGGAGCCGAACTTCCCCACCTCGACGAGGACCTCGATCGCGTGTACGCGCTCTTCCCGCGGCTCCGGGAGCGGCGGCGCCAGCTCGCCGGGACCCTGTCGGGCGGCGAGCAGCAGATGCTGGCGATGGCGCGCGCGTTGATGGGGCGGCCCCGACTGCTCCTCATGGACGAGCCGTCCATGGGCCTGGGGCCGCGCCTGGTCGAGCAGGTCTTCGACACGATCGCCCAGGTCAACGGCCAGGGCACGACGATCTTCGTGGTCGAGCAGAACGCCAACATGGCGCTCTCGATCGCGCATCGGGGGTACGTGCTGCAGACGGGGCGGATCGTCCTGCACGACACCGGGGAGAACCTGCTCCGCAACCCCGAGATCCAGCGGGCTTATCTCGGTCACGGGGGACCGGGAGCCGGCGACTGACGATCCGCGGCAGGCTGACGTCAGCCCCGAGGCCGACCCGCCGCCGCGTTCGGGCTACGAGTGCGGCTCGAAGAGCTTGATGATCGACGTAATGTCGAGCTCGCCGTGCCCGCGATTGTCGTGCAGGCGGAAGAGCTGGGTCGCCAGGGCGGTCATCGGGAGCGCCGTGCGGGTCGCCGTCGCCAGCTGCTGGAGGAGCTCGAGGTCCTTGAGCATCGTCCGCACCTGACCGACCGGCCGGAAGTCCCCGGCGATCATCCGGGGCCCCATGACCTGGAGGAGGCGCGAGTCGGCGAAGCCGCCCTCCAGCACCTCGGGCAAGAGCTCGGCCGTGACGCCCCCGTGGCGGGCCAGGGTGACCATCTCGGCCAGCACGACGTAGAGGCAGGCGACGCCGATCTGGTTGATCATCTTGGTGGTCTGCCCGGCGCCCACCGGCCCCAGGTGCGCGAAGCGGCGCGACAGGTGCTGGGCCACCGGCCGGACGCGCTCGACGTCGGCCGCCTCCCCGCCCACCATCATGACGAGGGTGCCGGCGGCGGCGCCCATGGTGCCACCGGAGACCGGGGCATCCACCCACCCCATCCCGGTCTCGGCCCGGAGCCGGGCGGCCATCCGCCGGGTCGCCTCCGCGCTGATCGTCGAATGATCGACCAGGAGCTTCGTCGGGCCGGCCGCTCCCGCGACCCCGTCGGCGCCGAACACGACGGCCTCCACCGCCGCCGTGTCGAGCAGGCACAGGTGGATCACCTCGCTCTGCCGCGCGACGTCGGCCGGTGACCGGCCCGGCCGGGCGCCCCGGGCCAGAGCATGCTCCATCTTGGCCCGCGTGCGGTTCCACACCGTCACCGGGTATCCCGCGTCCAGGAGGCGCGGCGGCATGTGGGCCCCCATCAGGCCGAGCCCGATGTAGCCGATTGCGGGCCGGTCGTCACTCATGATCCCTCCTCCTCTAGGAGGCTGGCGGAGTACTCGCGCGCCACCGCCTCCCCCAGCCGCCGCGGGTCGGTGTTCCACTCCGAGCGCGGGCTTGCCCGCGCAACCCTCCCGGGGGAGGGTCTGGGAGGGGGCCGTCGAGGCCCCCTCCCATGATCTAGCCCTTGACGGCCCCGAAGGTCAGGCCCCGGACGATCTGCTTGTTAGATCACGTCGAAGGCCTTGAGGGAGTCGATGGTCCGGAACATGGCCGCCACCGCCAGCGTCGGCTTGAGGAGGGGCAGCGTGATCCTCCGGAACGCCTGCCAGGCCGAGGCGCCGTCGATCACCGCCGCTTCGAAGGGCTCCCGGGGCAGTGAGTCCAGGCCGGCCAGGACGATGAGGGTGACCATGGGGGTCCACTGCCAGACGTCGACCATCGCCAGGGACGGGATCACCGTATCCGGGTGGGTCGCCCACAGGGAGGGGGGCAGCCCCACCTGCTCGAGGAGATGGTTGAACAGTCCGCCGGTCGGCGTGAGGAGCATGCTCCAGACCAGGGCCATGGCCACCGGCGTCGCCACCATCGGGAGCATGAACAGGACACGCAGCGCCGCGCTCCCGGGGATGCGCTGGCGGAAGAGGACGGCGAGGGCCGTGCCCAGGGCCAGCTCGGGTGGGATCGTGATGCCGGTCAGGTAGGCGGTTCGGGCCATCGCGCCCCAGAACCGATCGTCCCGGAGAAACATCTCGCCGTAGTTGCCCAGCCCGACGTATTCGCGAGGCCTCGCGATGTACCAGTTGAAGAGGTGTCGCAGTAGAAGCAGCGGCCGCAGCTCGCGTTGTGCGCGCAGATCACGTGGTCACCGGGTCGGACCTGGGTGACCGCGGGTCCGACGGCCTCCACCACCCCCGCCCCTTCGTGGCCCAGCACGATCGGCAGGGGATAGCGCTGGGCGCCCTGGATCACCTCCAGATCGGTGTGGCAGAGTCCGCTCGCCGCGTTCCGGACGAGCACGTCGGTGGGGCCGAGCGGCCCCGCGTCCACGGCCTGGACGACCACCGGTCCCCCCACCTCGTGCAGCACCGCGGCCCGGAATCGCATCGCTCGGATCCCTCCCCGCTCGGCGACGACCGCTCAGCCTGGGGCGCGAGCCCCAGGGTCCCCCGACGCCTCGCGCTATAACGCGGGCGCGGCATCGGAGTCAAGGGGTTCTCCCGGGGCCGGTCTCCCGACCAACGGCATTGTCCGACTGGCAGCCTTGACCCCTTCCGCCACGCGGGCTAGGCTGGGCGCGCTCATGGCATTCGACATCCTGATCAAGGGCGGCACCGTGGTCGATGGCACGGGTGCCCCGGCGAAGGTCACTGATGTGGCGATCATCGGTGACCGGATTCAG from Candidatus Methylomirabilota bacterium includes the following:
- a CDS encoding AbrB/MazE/SpoVT family DNA-binding domain-containing protein, which translates into the protein MTTKTRIVRIGNSRGIRVPKILLEQAQLPDEVELHAEPGRLVVQGARRPRTGWAEAARAMSKHGHDDLLDEPTATRFDREEWEW
- a CDS encoding SUMF1/EgtB/PvdO family nonheme iron enzyme, encoding MGFVEIPEGAFWMGWPDGERGGRGEQPRHRVWLDRFAIATHPVTNAEYGEFLAATGAPPPPFRTDPRFSDAAQPVVGVTWGEAVAYCAWLGRVTGRPHRLPTEAEWEHAARGGLDGARYPWGDASPEAVFPGVRLPLAGPPPVGSGPSNGFGLTDLSGCVHEWCLDWHDEGYYAASPERNPPGPAQGIRRASRGGAWRHQIPWSPVAHRSSLPPHLRYSDYGFRVAAGLDGTAGS
- a CDS encoding type II toxin-antitoxin system PemK/MazF family toxin, with product MGVVVTRAGRARGEVHLVRLDPTLGSEIQKTRPCLVVSPDELNQYLRTVIIAPMTTGGAQYPWRVPCRFRRRSGFVALDQIRTVDAERLLRRLGRLRPQTVAAVLQRLQEMFAG
- a CDS encoding alcohol dehydrogenase catalytic domain-containing protein yields the protein MRFRAAVLHEVGGPVVVQAVDAGPLGPTDVLVRNAASGLCHTDLEVIQGAQRYPLPIVLGHEGAGVVEAVGPAVTQVRPGDHVICAHNASCGRCFYCDTSSTGTSRGLANTSGWATTARCFSGTIGSGARWPEPPT
- a CDS encoding PAS domain S-box protein, giving the protein MATPIDLEVLVRVAGDAIVVADPEGRIRLWNPAAERVFGHTAAEAVGQSLDLIIPERFRERHWAGYREVMRTGQTRYGADVLRVPALRKDGRRVSIAFTVALLADAEGRVTGIAAFVRDETARWEEEQGLRRRIAELEGRRPA
- a CDS encoding NAD(P)-dependent oxidoreductase → MSDDRPAIGYIGLGLMGAHMPPRLLDAGYPVTVWNRTRAKMEHALARGARPGRSPADVARQSEVIHLCLLDTAAVEAVVFGADGVAGAAGPTKLLVDHSTISAEATRRMAARLRAETGMGWVDAPVSGGTMGAAAGTLVMMVGGEAADVERVRPVAQHLSRRFAHLGPVGAGQTTKMINQIGVACLYVVLAEMVTLARHGGVTAELLPEVLEGGFADSRLLQVMGPRMIAGDFRPVGQVRTMLKDLELLQQLATATRTALPMTALATQLFRLHDNRGHGELDITSIIKLFEPHS
- a CDS encoding sugar ABC transporter permease, with translation MARTAYLTGITIPPELALGTALAVLFRQRIPGSAALRVLFMLPMVATPVAMALVWSMLLTPTGGLFNHLLEQVGLPPSLWATHPDTVIPSLAMVDVWQWTPMVTLIVLAGLDSLPREPFEAAVIDGASAWQAFRRITLPLLKPTLAVAAMFRTIDSLKAFDVI